The Penaeus vannamei isolate JL-2024 chromosome 39, ASM4276789v1, whole genome shotgun sequence genome includes the window ATGTAAAGTCTACCTTGAATCTAAATTGATAACTGGGTACGTAAATTTAGGTGTTGTTGATAATATACCAAGTGATGGCATTTCGCTCCTTATGGGCAATGATCTAGTTGGTGATAAGGTATGGCCTTGCCCTGTAGTTTCACCTTGCCCGACAGAGGAGAACAACACCGTAGATTTAGAGAGGGAGTATCCCGATCTCTTTCCTGCATGTGCTGTCACCCGCAGTGCAAGTCGTTGGTCCTCCCCTCCTACCAAGGCGCTTACCGCCGGTACTGCATTACCCAAAGAGAGCCTTAATGATATATTCACCGAGGATTTCACCTTGGCAGATTTCTTTAAATCATCTGACAAAGATTCAAACATTTCTGCTTCTGATAATTCTAATATAGTAAATTTTAAAGACATGCCAGTTACTAGAGAAAAGCTCATTGAAGAACAATATAAAGATCCTGAGTTGCAAACATTTTATGATAGGCTTACTGATACAAGTAACATAAACAATTTCAGTACCTGCTATTATCTCCAGTCAGGTGttcttatgtgtaaatataagccCTATAATATATCTGCAGACGATACCAGTAAGATAGTACATCAGATTGTCATTCCAAAGCCCCTTCGAACTGATGTATTGAATATTGCACATGACATTAGTGGTCATTTGGGAGTCAACAAATCTTACCATAAGATTTTAGCTCATTTTTATTGGCCGAAAATGAAACGTGATGTTGGTTACTATTGCCAGTCATGCCATATCTGCCAAGTAAAAGGCAAACCCGGGGATGGTATCAAACCATATCCCTTGCAACCTATCCCTGTGTTAACAGAGCCTTTCAGCAAAATAGTTATTGACTGTGTAGGTCCTCTTCCAAAGACTAAACGGGGTAACAAGTTTCTGTTAACCATAATTGATGTAGCCACCCGATATCCTGAAGCTATTCCTCTTAGACGCATCACTACTAAGAATGTTGTGAAGgcattgataattttttttacacAAGTTGGTCTGCCTACTGTAATACAATCAGATCAAGGGTCAAATTTTACGTCCAGACTGTATGAAAAGGTAATGAAGTCCTTGGGTATACAGCAGTGCAGGTCCACCGTATATCATCCTCAGAGTCAAGGGGTAGTTGAAAGGTTTCACTATACTTTAAAGACTATGATTAAAGCCTTTTGTTTAGAGACTGGTTCTGAGTGGGATGAAGGAATAgatttgctgttattttcagtAAGGGACAGTGTTCAAGAGAGCCTTGGTTATTCTCCATTTCAATTAATTTACGGCCATGAAGTGCGTGGACCACTGAAGGTCTTAAAGGAGTGCTGGTTAATTGAAGAGGAGGATATTCCAGTAGCTGCTTATGTGAATAAATTTAAGCATAGATTACGAACAGCTATCTCAATAGCTCATAATCATTTGGGTAAAGCTCAATCTAAAATGAAAGAACATTTTGATAAAGCAAATAATACTGAAGTTAGAACCTTCAATGAGGGTGATTTAGTTCTGGCTTTGCTGCCTCTTCcgaccaggccatatccttcagatttgacttcgcgtctatgattttggcttccgcattgggagaattcgagttcagcggagctgctcttccccttaattctcttggtgacataccagccgtaacaatatatatatatatatataacaatatatgtatatatatatatgtgtgtgtgtgtgtgtgtgtgtgtgtgtgtgtgtttgtgtatgtgtgtgtgtgt containing:
- the LOC113830364 gene encoding uncharacterized protein, which encodes MFSVESFVENPSAEVLVGLTKAQWSELAAHYCIPFRSSLWKDEIRTLVTEYLLEHKVLSEEDLEPLCPRDVTMARQYDLESRKIDLEMFKAENERMRLMQRPDREHHPHFRIEDAIKFVPKFNETEPEYFFIHFERVAALHGWPEDKWVLLVHSAFVGRAQEVFSALDLVQSQCYYVVKQAVLNVYKRVPEAYRQDFRYYRKDSKQTFVEFIRQKQLLCKKWVESELDALEYDKLLELFVLEEVKKSMPVKVRSHIDERGLRTLAEVGKAADHFALTNPNYSCRSNEPSFQSIQHNGKRMEYSSRRTGLPDTHRTVHTKSETGGDESKKVASRGFLSVDESCKSSSPVTILRDSAADISLVLKEMVPNPDCYTGEMITINGLVGSKSIPICKVYLESKLITGYVNLGVVDNIPSDGISLLMGNDLVGDKVWPCPVVSPCPTEENNTVDLEREYPDLFPACAVTRSASRWSSPPTKALTAGTALPKESLNDIFTEDFTLADFFKSSDKDSNISASDNSNIVNFKDMPVTREKLIEEQYKDPELQTFYDRLTDTSNINNFSTCYYLQSGVLMCKYKPYNISADDTSKIVHQIVIPKPLRTDVLNIAHDISGHLGVNKSYHKILAHFYWPKMKRDVGYYCQSCHICQVKGKPGDGIKPYPLQPIPVLTEPFSKIVIDCVGPLPKTKRGNKFLLTIIDVATRYPEAIPLRRITTKNVVKALIIFFTQVGLPTVIQSDQGSNFTSRLYEKVMKSLGIQQCRSTVYHPQSQGVVERFHYTLKTMIKAFCLETGSEWDEGIDLLLFSVRDSVQESLGYSPFQLIYGHEVRGPLKVLKECWLIEEEDIPVAAYVNKFKHRLRTAISIAHNHLGKAQSKMKEHFDKANNTEVRTFNEGDLVLALLPLPTRPYPSDLTSRL